Proteins from a single region of Parambassis ranga chromosome 16, fParRan2.1, whole genome shotgun sequence:
- the mettl25b gene encoding methyltransferase-like protein 25B encodes MSDELSAAQDEKIMFTASFSAQQQKELARRLTAFLSQYSHLSDAYIIEFFTEDLWHTLPSSWQPVLEDLSYPQIADLLLDAAHEDRRYPSVWPLSLLAFRATAHALAFPRELRHEQGPGAPGSVKPEEFLKNHSQSSLLQHIFRKHVKPKKQHEIRKLGILVKQLCDQTDCNRVVDVGSGQGHLTRFLSFGLGLSVTAIEADHALVAMASKFDGQLMWALEKENQKKNCAVQVSQFCPRHVAGWVNPKASWEAFVTQLRAADCISEGPPTPSGPCKKRLRGHQVDTDVVQMSPSDDNLQELSSLKSDKHECKEELTAEICCSCSKPVCQDCVQPEENTSQGFPDFILTGLHACGDLSATLLRHFVSCPHVRGITSVACCYMKITTNENPTPPGLVAPPTEPTPGGKSLPSEYGYPMSFWVRGLPGHQLSYKAREGACHAVEDYIRRLREESELLRTHCYRGMLETFIRDASPDLRRAGIQTIKKAHLLPFSEYARLGLARVRLPPEMPLDPERVQAMLKQQGRVVVFFSLTLLLAPVVESLVLLDRMIYLQENGVDSQLVPLFNPNFSPRNFVLVAMKPG; translated from the exons ATGTCAGATGAACTGTCAGCAGCACAAGATGAGAAGATCATGTTTACTGCAAGTTTCtcagcacaacaacaaaaagagctGGCGAGGAGACTCACTGCTTTCCTGTCCCAGTACAGCCACCTGTCCGACGCTTATATAATT GAGTTTTTCACCGAAGATCTCTGGCACACGTTACCAAGCAGCTGGCAGCCTGTGCTGGAGGACCTGTCATATCCACAGATTGCAGACCTGTTACTGGATGCTGCCCACGAAGACAGGAG ATACCCGTCCGTTTGGCCTCTGTCCCTGTTGGCATTCCGTGCCACAGCTCATGCGCTGGCATTTCCCAGAGAGCTCAGACATGAGCAAGGCCCGGGGGCGCCCGGCTCGGTGAAGCCAGAGGAGTTCCTGAAAAACCATAGTCAGAGCTCATTGCTGCAGCACATATTCAGGAAACACGTTAAACCCAAGAAACAGCATGAGATCCGCAAGCTGGGAATT CTGGTTAAACAACTCTGTGACCAGACTGACTGCAACAGAGTGGTGGATGTGGGCTCTGGGCAG GGTCACCTAACTCGCTTCCTGTCCTTTGGGCTCGGACTGTCTGTCACTGCTATCGAGGCTGATCACGCCCTAGTTGCTATGGCATCCAAGTTTGATGGACAGTTAATGTGGGCCTTGGAGAAGGAGAACCAGAAAAAG AACTGTGCTGTCCAAGTATCACAGTTCTGTCCCCGTCATGTGGCTGGCTGGGTAAACCCCAAAGCATCATGGGAAGCATTCGTCACGCAACTAAGAGCTGCAGATTGTATCAGTGAAGGCCCCCCCACTCCATCTGGACCCTGCAAAAAACGACTCCGGGGCCATCAGGTAGACACGGATGTGGTCCAGATGTCACCATCTGATGATAACTTACAAGAATTGTCATCACTAAAGTCCGACAAGCATGAGTGTAAAGAGGAGCTGACAGCTGAaatctgctgctcctgcagcaaacctgtctgtcaggactgtGTACAGCCTGAGGAGAACACTTCACAAGGATTTCCAGACTTTATCCTGACTGGACTACACGCCTGCGGTGACCTCAGCGCCACCCTTCTCCGCCACTTTGTCAGCTGTCCACACGTTCGCGGCATCACTTCTGTGGCATGCTGCTACATGAAAATTACGACCAATGAAAACCCTACTCCTCCAGGATTGGTTGCACCTCCAACTGAACCGACACCAGGTGGCAAATCACTCCCATCGGAGTACGGCTACCCAATGAGCTTCTGGGTGCGGGGTTTACCAGGGCACCAGCTGTCCTATAAAGCACGAGAGGGGGCGTGTCATGCTGTGGAGGACTACATCCGGAGGCTAAGGGAGGAAAGCGAGCTGCTCAGGACACACTGTTACAGAGGAATGCTGGAGACCTTCATAAGGGACGCAAGCCCAGATCTACGCAGGGCAGGAATCcagacaataaaaaaagcacACCTGTTACCCTTTTCAGA ATACGCCCGTCTGGGTCTGGCCCGGGTTAGGCTGCCTCCTGAGATGCCCCTAGACCCGGAGCGAGTGCAAGCCATGCTGAAGCAGCAGGGCAGGGTGGTGGTGTTCTTCAGCCTGACGCTGCTGCTGGCTCCTGTGGTGGAGTCATTGGTGCTTCTGGACAGGATGATCTACCTGCAGGAGAACG GTGTGGACAGCCAACTTGTTCCTCTTTTTAACCCTAACTTTTCTCCAAGAAACTTTGTACTGGTTGCCATGAAGCCTGGATAA